The nucleotide sequence AGGCGTTGTGGTTTACATTATGCAAGAAGGGCGTGGAATCGGTCTGATCAACAAACTGAAGGCTTACAATTTGCAAGATGAGGGCTATGACACCGTAGAAGCCAATGAAAAACTTGGCTTTAAAGCTGACCTACGTGATTATGGTATTGGCGCACAAATTCTATTGGATCTTGGAGTAAAAAAAATGAAATTGATGACCAACAATCCGAAAAAAGTTGTAGGGCTTCAAGGTTACGGGTTAGAAGTCACGGAGCGTGTTGCCCTTGAAATTCCAACCAATGAAATCAACAAAGGGTATATGGAGACCAAACGCGAAAAAATGGGTCACATCATTTCAGGAGAAAAGGCCGCAACGGAACTTCTTGCACAGAAAATTTTTGGTCATCATTAATCAAAATAACTAATAGCTGATTTCTCAGAAAGGCTTTTACTCCATTGATAGCCATTATCCTTTTTGTAAAAGCCTTTCTTAGTCAAGAAATCTCAATCACCCGTTTTAATTAAGATGATTATTTCAAATCCTTCGCTAAGATTTCTTTTACCCAAGCTTTTTTTCCATCCCAAGTAAATACCTCAATCACCAATTTTCGCTCAGTCCCTTTTCCTTCAAGTTTCAGCAATCCAAAGTTTCGTTCGGAGAGATATGTTTCTGGAATGAGAAAGTCATTTACTTCGTCACGCATTTGATATGTACCCGATGTTAAAGGAGAAACGGTTAAATCATAAAGTGGATAAGTCCCTTCACGATTCATTTTGCTTAATGAAGTGTAGTGACGGTCTCCGGTTAAAAAGATTACACCGGAGATTTTTTCTGCTAAAATTGCATCAAGTAATTTTTTTCGTTCCTCAGGGTAAGTTGAAAAATTCTCGTGAATTGCCGCGCTATTTAACACTTGCCCTCCAATTACAATAAATTTGAAAGTCGCTTGGCTCGAACTTAGTGAATTGATGAGCCATTCGAATTGGCTTTCGCCAATGATTTCTCGTTTTCCGGTTCTTCGTTTATTAGGAGATTTGAACCATCGATCATCCAAAAGAAAGAATTCCGCGTCAGACCATCGAAATGAAGTTGTTATCCCATTTTTTCCATCCATTCCGTAAGTTGGATTTCCCCAAAAAAGGGTGAAGGCCTCTCGTGTCAATTGTTTGCCAATAAAACTATTATCGGCATCGTTTGAGCCATAGTCATGATCATCCCAAATTGCGTAGTGATGAACAGAGGCAAGAAGGGGTTGTAATTCTTTTAATTCTCGCGTATGTGAATAGCGATACAATATTCCGCTTCGGGAGCCCCAATCAGGATCTCTTAAATAGGTGTTATCACCTAACCAAACCATAAAGTCGGGCGATTTTCCTGCGATTGTAGAAAAAATATCATAGTGCTCACCATACGGTTTTCCCGAACGATCAAACCGCTCTTCATTGATATAAGCGCAACTTCCAATAGCAAAAGTGACATTAGGAGCGTCTTTTCGCCATTGCCAAAGAGAAAGTGTTTGAAATACTTGAGGGTATTGAGCGGGTTGGCGTTTTCCATTGATAACAATCCAATAGACATATCTTTTCCCCGGCTCCAGATCAGCCGCAATGAGTTTGGCAGTAAAAGCTTTTTCCCTTTCCGTCTTCACACGGTTGGTGGAGCCAATTGCTTCATTTTTAATCCCTTCTTCAATGTACTCAGCCCAAACCTCGCACTCTGCAAGTGTTTGTACCCAAATGAGAACTTCACGCATTTCAGAGTAGCCGAGCATTGGGCCGGAGCGAATTGAATTGTTTCTAGAAATTTTTCGGGTTTGTGCAGGTAATTCTTGTAAAAGAAGTGAAAAAAACAGTAAAACAAAAATGAATTGGAGAATTGGAATGATGAAATGTTTTTTGCTTAAGGTTGGGCGAAATTGCATTGTCCTCTTTGAATTTGAATTGAATTATATGGTTTTACTTCGTTAACTTAACTTAGTTAAGTTTGTGTTTTAGTTCAAATTTTTAAGGTATTTATTACAAAACTTTAAAGCCTATCCTGAGGGTGAAAGTCATTCATCAAGAATTGGTTAAGCCAAAAAAAGATTACTCGTTGGATTTTGCAATTCGTACATTTTCTTCTCTTTACGGGTCAATTGTGAAACCAATGTTTGGTGGTGTTACAGTTTACCAAATGCGTGGTGAAAATCGAATGATGCTAATTTATTCGGGTGGAACCGAAGAAAGCGGAAGTTGGTCGAAGGGAAAAGGGTTGATTGATGAGTGGAGAGGATGTTCGTTTATGACATCACAAGAGCATCATCGTGAATTAATCAGTCGATTTCCCTCCTTAAAGCCACAACAAACTCTCCCAAAGTGGCTTCACATTAGTGATTTAAATCCTCAGTATGAAACAGTAGTAAAGTCGCTTTTTCATTTGGCTGCAAATGAAAGTCCCTTAATTGGAATTATTTCAAACCCCAAGCCAAAGAAAAAAAGGAAAACCGTACTCAACTAAGTAAAAATATTTTTTCATTCGAATCATTATTTTCCGTGACAGACGCTTCACATCAATCATCATCTAAAAAAAAGTTTTATTTCTTCGGGACACTCGGCTTGGTTATCATTCTTGTCCTATTGATTCGTTCTTACATTGTCCATAACGCTTTTGAAAAAACGTCAAAAGGTCTTGAAAGAAAGTATCACATCAAACTCTCGGCGGAATCAATTTCTGCGTCTGCGTTACGCTCGGTATCACTTGAAAATGTTACAATAACCCCGCTTGATGCACCCGAAGACACCCTTCTATTCATTGAAACTCTTGATGCATCGGTAAGACTCTTACCTTTAATGAACGGTGATTTGCGTTTAAAGACACTTGAGGCAAAGAGGCTTTCATTAAAACTGCAAGAATACAATGATTCTCTTTCAAATTTCGGAGCCATTTTAGAGGCATTTCAACACTCTCAAACCCTTGATACTCTTAGAAAAATAAAATCGGAGAATTTGGGTTGGAATATTCGATCAAAAAATCTGCTTCGTTTATTGTACTCTCAAATTCCCGATGCTATTCGAATTGATAATTTATCAGTCTTTTATTCGAGCATTACAGATTCTGTTTCGCTTGCTCTTGAAATTCCTCAGTTCGTGATGCAGGATAATTTTTTTAGAGCGAGTGTCTCTCTTTCAGAAAGGAATATTCTTCCATACTCGGTTCAAGAGGAAACACAGCGGTTTATCGTTTCAGGATTACTTAATCGAAAACGTGAATCTGCGGAAGTGAATCTTTATGGCGCTCCGTTTATTTCACTCCCATATTTTAAAAATAAATTTGGCCTAGTAGCTAAAGCAAAAGATCTGACGTTCAAAGTTGATCCGGCAGAAACTGAGGATTCATATTTGAAGGTGGGATCGCTGTTTAGTGTCAATCAGATTCAATTATATCATCCGAAAATTTCTACTGATACTCTTTCGCTTGAAAAAGGGTCGTTGAACGCCATTTTTCGAATCGATTCTAAAGCGATAGTCGTTGAACCCGAAACGCAACTCTCATTTTCAACAGAAGGCGTTGATTCAATGAATGTTCTGCTTTCATTATGGTTTGATCGTTCCGATTCACTTCAAGTTGGATTGCAATTAAAAACCGATACACTTTCTGCGACTCGCTTTTTCGAATCGCTTCCTTTAGCAATGCGAAAAGATTTAGGTGAAATGCGATTTAAAGGCAAACTGGCATATTCGCTTTACCTCAACATTGATTGGAGAAAATTAGATGAAGTCATCTTAGAATCCTCTGTTTATACGGATTCATTTAAGGTGTTAGATTATGGGAATATTGATTTCCAAAAGCTTACAGGGAAATTCTCACATGAAGCTAAGGAAAAGGATTCAAGAACCGCGCGGGTCATCGAACTCAATCCTTCAAATCAAAGTTTTACCCCGTTAGTTCAAATTCCAAAACATCTTATCGGCGCCGTTCTTACCAATGAAGATGGCGGATTTTTCCTTCATCGCGGATTTAATGAAGCCTCATTCGCAACGGCTATTGCTGATAATATTCGTCGTTCAGAATTTGTCAGAGGGGGAAGTACCATTTCGATGCAGTTGGTAAAAAACATTTATCTCAATCGAAAGAAAACTCTTGCGAGGAAGTTTGAAGAGATTTGGATTGTTTGGCTTTTGGAAAGAAGCGGTTTTGTGAGTAAAGAAAGGTTACTTGAAATTTATCTTAACATCATTGAATGGGGGCCGAATGTCTATGGTATTGCAGAGGCATCACAATTTTATTTTTCAAAACGCCCTTCTCAACTTACGCTTGAAGAATCATTGTTTTTAGGAAGTATTATCCCATCTCCGAAACGATTTTTTTGGGCATTTAAGGAGGGAAAGCTTCGTGAGGAACGTGTTGAACAAATGAGTTTTGTACTGCAAAAAATGAAAGAGCGTCAATACACAAAAGACTCAACGCTTTCGGGGAACCTTAGGTTAACAGGTAAGGCCGCTTCGATGCTTAAGTTCTCTATGCCTCTTTCAGACACGCTTCAAATGAATGATGAATAAAGGACTTATTACTTGAACAAGGTTATTTAGCATCAATTGACCGACGGAATGAGCTTATTTTCACGATTATCAAAAATCTTAAAGGCTGAACTTCGCACAAGGCTTCATTACTTGCAAGATGAGGAGTTCAGAAAGTTTTACATCGAATACCTTAAGAAGAAAAAATCGCAGGGGAATTACTCAGGCTCTTTTGGTTCAAAACGAAGCGAAACTTTTTTTGAATCTGAACAAGAATGGTTTTATGACCGCTACAACCGGTTTTATTCTTCCGAGGGCAATCCAAAAACGGAAAGCGGCAATTATCGACAAAAAAGTTACAGCACCCCGAGAGAACCAGATAAAGATCCTATCCTTGCTGCTTACTATGCAAATTTAGAACTTCCATACGGCTCGGATTCCGAAACCGTTCGTAAGGCTTGGCTTAACCTTGTCCGAAAGTATCATCCTGATAAATTCAATGGCGATCCAGAAAAACAGAAACTTGCAACCGAGATTACCAAAGGGATTAATACAGCTTATCAAGAACTGACACGATATCTTAAAGGTAAGAAATAGCCTTTGATTGAACCCTTTTCGACGTCATTATATGAACTTTTTTGAAGTAACTTATCTTAGCTAAAAAAGTATAATCAAACCGTCTTTACACCTAAAAACTTCTACTTTTATGCCACAAAACCAAACAGTACCATCGGAAAAATTCCAGCAAATAAAAGCTTTGCTACTTGAAATGGAAATGAAGATCATTCAAGAGGACACCAATGAAGAACTCTTTGTTGTCGATGATGAAGAAAATGGGATAAAAAATCTTATCATCGATCTTGAACCGCCGCTTGTGGTTCTTGAACAACTCATTATGCCAATCAAAGGTGAGCGAGGGGAATTGTACAAAAGACTTCTTCAAATGAATGAAACACTGGTTCACGGCGCTTTTGCAATTGATGCAAAAGAGCGATTTGTGTTTTTCCGAGATACCCTTCAAATTGAAAACCTTGACTCGAATGAACTTCAAGGAAGTATTCGCGCACTCTCATTAGCAATGGCTGAACATAGCAGCGAATTGCTCAAATATGCTCATCAATCTTAAACATCAATCATTCGGAGGAAATATGAATCTCTTTAAACGCATTTTTAAAGTTACTCAGTCGGAAGCACATTCGATTGTCGATAAACTTGAAGACCCGATAAAGCTCACCGAACAAGGAATCCGTGATTTAAAAAACGATCTTCAGCAATCGATGATGGCCCTTGCCCAAGTAAAAGCCAGTGCTGTAAGATTGAGAAAAGACGGTGAAGATCAGCAGCGAATTTCTGATGAAATGGAACGAAAAGCGATGCTGCTTCTTCAACGCGCACAAAAGGGAGAAATCAATACAGCAGAAGCAGAGAAACTTGCACTTGAAGCGATGAATCGTAAAAACGACGCTTCACAGCGTGCAGTTACTTTAATTACTGATGGGCAAAAACAGCAAGCAATGGCTGACCAACTTCAATCAAAGATTGAAAAGCTGAAAAAC is from Chloroherpetonaceae bacterium and encodes:
- a CDS encoding PspA/IM30 family protein; protein product: MNLFKRIFKVTQSEAHSIVDKLEDPIKLTEQGIRDLKNDLQQSMMALAQVKASAVRLRKDGEDQQRISDEMERKAMLLLQRAQKGEINTAEAEKLALEAMNRKNDASQRAVTLITDGQKQQAMADQLQSKIEKLKNTITKYENELITLRARAQTAQATRKINQQLSNVDSGGTVAMLEKMKTKVIEEESLAEAYGQLADVNVSLDEKIEKALAEPSPSQANDTLAELKRKMGILPPA
- a CDS encoding J domain-containing protein, which produces MSLFSRLSKILKAELRTRLHYLQDEEFRKFYIEYLKKKKSQGNYSGSFGSKRSETFFESEQEWFYDRYNRFYSSEGNPKTESGNYRQKSYSTPREPDKDPILAAYYANLELPYGSDSETVRKAWLNLVRKYHPDKFNGDPEKQKLATEITKGINTAYQELTRYLKGKK
- a CDS encoding alkaline phosphatase D family protein, translating into MQFRPTLSKKHFIIPILQFIFVLLFFSLLLQELPAQTRKISRNNSIRSGPMLGYSEMREVLIWVQTLAECEVWAEYIEEGIKNEAIGSTNRVKTEREKAFTAKLIAADLEPGKRYVYWIVINGKRQPAQYPQVFQTLSLWQWRKDAPNVTFAIGSCAYINEERFDRSGKPYGEHYDIFSTIAGKSPDFMVWLGDNTYLRDPDWGSRSGILYRYSHTRELKELQPLLASVHHYAIWDDHDYGSNDADNSFIGKQLTREAFTLFWGNPTYGMDGKNGITTSFRWSDAEFFLLDDRWFKSPNKRRTGKREIIGESQFEWLINSLSSSQATFKFIVIGGQVLNSAAIHENFSTYPEERKKLLDAILAEKISGVIFLTGDRHYTSLSKMNREGTYPLYDLTVSPLTSGTYQMRDEVNDFLIPETYLSERNFGLLKLEGKGTERKLVIEVFTWDGKKAWVKEILAKDLK
- a CDS encoding transglycosylase domain-containing protein encodes the protein MTDASHQSSSKKKFYFFGTLGLVIILVLLIRSYIVHNAFEKTSKGLERKYHIKLSAESISASALRSVSLENVTITPLDAPEDTLLFIETLDASVRLLPLMNGDLRLKTLEAKRLSLKLQEYNDSLSNFGAILEAFQHSQTLDTLRKIKSENLGWNIRSKNLLRLLYSQIPDAIRIDNLSVFYSSITDSVSLALEIPQFVMQDNFFRASVSLSERNILPYSVQEETQRFIVSGLLNRKRESAEVNLYGAPFISLPYFKNKFGLVAKAKDLTFKVDPAETEDSYLKVGSLFSVNQIQLYHPKISTDTLSLEKGSLNAIFRIDSKAIVVEPETQLSFSTEGVDSMNVLLSLWFDRSDSLQVGLQLKTDTLSATRFFESLPLAMRKDLGEMRFKGKLAYSLYLNIDWRKLDEVILESSVYTDSFKVLDYGNIDFQKLTGKFSHEAKEKDSRTARVIELNPSNQSFTPLVQIPKHLIGAVLTNEDGGFFLHRGFNEASFATAIADNIRRSEFVRGGSTISMQLVKNIYLNRKKTLARKFEEIWIVWLLERSGFVSKERLLEIYLNIIEWGPNVYGIAEASQFYFSKRPSQLTLEESLFLGSIIPSPKRFFWAFKEGKLREERVEQMSFVLQKMKERQYTKDSTLSGNLRLTGKAASMLKFSMPLSDTLQMNDE
- a CDS encoding molecular chaperone Tir, which produces MPQNQTVPSEKFQQIKALLLEMEMKIIQEDTNEELFVVDDEENGIKNLIIDLEPPLVVLEQLIMPIKGERGELYKRLLQMNETLVHGAFAIDAKERFVFFRDTLQIENLDSNELQGSIRALSLAMAEHSSELLKYAHQS